From a region of the Candidatus Zymogenaceae bacterium genome:
- a CDS encoding adenosine kinase — protein sequence MSTANSSTAESAKTFDVAGIGSPLLDFIFEVHDGVLAEIDLKKGEMHLIDEEQSKKILEMMRSYSVKTAPGGSSANTLAGICALGGTAVMLGTVGNDEHGGIYEQKTVEHGVVSRLSRDDTKTTGHAITFITPDSERTFATHLGAALSFRRDHVFEEDIKRSRILHIEGYQLEDPALKDTCIHAMEIAIENSTKVSIDLADPALVGRNLESITDIVKRYADIVFVNEMEAHAFTGKHDLEALHDIYDMCEVAVVKLGEKGSLVKADDDYWVFDAYKTSVDNTNGAGDAYAAGILFSLARGIEMEKAGKIASYIAAQVVASPGARVERSLVDEIAPFLKD from the coding sequence ATGAGCACAGCAAACAGCAGCACCGCCGAATCGGCGAAGACCTTTGACGTGGCGGGCATCGGCAGCCCGCTGTTGGATTTCATCTTCGAGGTACACGACGGGGTGCTGGCGGAGATAGACCTGAAAAAGGGGGAGATGCACCTGATCGACGAGGAGCAGAGCAAAAAAATCCTCGAGATGATGCGCTCCTATTCTGTCAAAACCGCCCCCGGCGGCAGCAGCGCCAACACGCTGGCGGGGATATGCGCCCTGGGCGGTACGGCCGTCATGCTGGGGACCGTGGGAAACGACGAGCACGGCGGCATCTACGAGCAGAAGACCGTGGAGCACGGGGTGGTGTCGCGCCTGTCTCGGGATGACACAAAAACCACCGGCCACGCAATCACGTTCATCACACCCGATTCGGAGCGGACCTTCGCCACGCACCTGGGGGCGGCGCTGTCGTTTCGTCGCGATCATGTCTTCGAGGAAGACATAAAGAGAAGCCGCATCCTGCACATCGAGGGGTACCAGCTCGAAGACCCGGCCCTGAAGGACACCTGTATTCATGCGATGGAGATCGCGATAGAGAACTCAACGAAGGTATCGATAGACCTCGCCGATCCGGCCCTTGTGGGGAGAAATCTCGAATCGATTACGGATATCGTGAAGCGTTACGCCGATATTGTATTCGTCAACGAAATGGAGGCCCACGCATTTACCGGAAAACATGATCTGGAGGCCCTGCACGATATTTATGATATGTGCGAGGTCGCCGTTGTCAAGCTGGGAGAGAAGGGAAGTCTCGTCAAGGCCGATGACGACTACTGGGTCTTCGACGCCTACAAGACGTCGGTGGATAACACGAACGGCGCCGGAGACGCCTATGCCGCCGGAATACTCTTTTCCCTCGCCCGGGGCATCGAGATGGAGAAGGCGGGGAAAATCGCCTCGTATATCGCCGCCCAGGTGGTTGCCAGCCCCGGCGCCCGGGTCGAGAGGAGCCTCGTCGACGAAATCGCCCCGTTTCTGAAAGACTGA
- a CDS encoding acetoin utilization protein AcuC: MIKAFKLDALENAVYEAPTQADEEEARAFHTDEYLAVLREANNGVFKERYTPYGMGPGDNPVFPGLYDFSLTVLGCTMTAARLVGERKVKRAFNMAGGMHHAMKDKASGFCFINDVVVAIEYFLSKKLKVMYVDIDAHHGDGVQAAFYDTNKVMTLSFHESGRSLFPGTGFAEEIGEDKGKGFSVNIPLRYGTDDATFIWAFDQVFEPLIDKYNPDVLVSLVACDMMHTDPLANMNLTSEGFLHAVRKMREKAPRWLCLGGGGYNEFNTARLWTLVWALLNDIDLPDELPEDFLKKAQVEGFQLSGLLDDPYRMGEWRKQEVMTAAQNSVRDIRRTIFPMHKIKVKRGFFDELFY, from the coding sequence TTGATCAAGGCCTTCAAGCTTGATGCCCTGGAAAACGCCGTGTACGAGGCGCCCACCCAAGCCGACGAGGAAGAGGCGAGAGCGTTTCATACCGACGAGTATCTAGCCGTCCTCAGGGAGGCCAACAACGGAGTTTTCAAGGAGCGCTATACACCATACGGAATGGGACCCGGAGACAACCCGGTATTTCCGGGCCTGTATGATTTTTCACTGACGGTGCTGGGCTGCACCATGACCGCCGCCCGGCTCGTCGGCGAAAGAAAGGTCAAGCGGGCGTTCAACATGGCCGGCGGCATGCACCATGCCATGAAAGACAAGGCTTCCGGTTTTTGCTTCATCAACGACGTCGTGGTGGCCATCGAGTATTTTCTGTCAAAGAAACTCAAGGTCATGTACGTGGACATCGACGCCCATCACGGAGACGGGGTCCAGGCCGCCTTTTACGACACGAATAAGGTCATGACCCTTTCATTTCACGAAAGCGGCAGGTCTCTGTTTCCCGGCACCGGATTTGCCGAAGAAATCGGAGAGGACAAGGGAAAGGGCTTTTCCGTCAACATACCGCTCAGGTACGGCACGGACGACGCCACATTCATCTGGGCCTTCGACCAGGTATTCGAGCCCCTGATCGACAAGTACAACCCGGACGTGCTGGTCAGCCTCGTGGCCTGCGATATGATGCACACCGATCCTTTGGCGAACATGAACCTGACCAGCGAGGGATTCCTCCACGCCGTCAGAAAAATGCGCGAAAAGGCGCCGCGATGGCTCTGCCTGGGGGGCGGCGGTTATAACGAGTTCAACACCGCCCGGCTCTGGACGCTGGTGTGGGCGCTTCTGAACGACATCGACCTGCCCGACGAGCTGCCCGAGGATTTTCTAAAAAAGGCCCAGGTCGAGGGCTTTCAGCTTTCCGGCCTCCTGGACGATCCCTATCGCATGGGGGAATGGCGAAAGCAGGAGGTGATGACCGCGGCCCAGAACAGCGTCAGGGACATTAGAAGAACGATTTTCCCCATGCACAAGATCAAGGTGAAGAGGGGATTCTTCGACGAACTGTTTTACTGA
- the amrB gene encoding AmmeMemoRadiSam system protein B produces the protein MSKYEYPKIRSVDMFAVDLSGQPGVALRDPHLYAREIIALPRDALAVIQHFTGTNTIEDIRAKLLEQYGGDVPAENIRFIAEELDEHHFLLSERFLRHKRTVDEEFYASRVRHPVHAGSGYSEDPKELVREFDGYFSRAAVDLESLKKNADETVAIVAPHISINAGGPSFAHAYGALVEDEPADLYVILGIGHEGLERFFAGTSKDFITPLGTVETHQEFMSDLNKRYDDALFDGEALHRTEHTIEFQTVFLKYVLKDRRFFIAPILASFPHQVLSSDQFPEVRERIDRFIDALRGAITDFNGRVVLIASVDFAHVGVKYGDDKPLSPEDLEVIQKRDRMMIEILEAGDGERFLDHIASDDDARRICGFSALYVMLRVLEKARGVLLNYDLTSMDEYNSTVTFAGMKFTRRE, from the coding sequence ATGTCAAAATACGAATACCCGAAAATCAGAAGCGTCGATATGTTCGCCGTGGATCTCTCCGGCCAGCCCGGCGTTGCCCTCAGGGATCCTCATCTCTACGCCAGAGAGATTATCGCCCTGCCCCGGGACGCCCTGGCGGTCATCCAGCATTTTACCGGCACGAATACCATTGAGGATATCAGAGCCAAGCTCTTGGAGCAGTACGGAGGAGACGTTCCCGCGGAGAATATCCGCTTTATCGCAGAGGAGCTGGACGAGCACCACTTTCTTTTGAGCGAGCGGTTTCTTCGGCACAAGCGCACCGTGGATGAGGAATTCTATGCCTCTCGCGTGAGGCACCCGGTTCATGCCGGCAGCGGATACAGCGAAGACCCGAAGGAGCTTGTCCGTGAATTCGACGGGTACTTTTCCCGGGCGGCGGTGGATCTGGAGTCTTTGAAAAAGAATGCGGACGAGACGGTCGCAATCGTCGCCCCCCACATCAGCATCAACGCCGGCGGCCCCAGCTTCGCTCATGCCTACGGCGCACTTGTGGAGGACGAACCGGCGGACCTCTACGTGATTCTCGGCATCGGGCATGAGGGACTTGAGCGTTTCTTCGCCGGCACCTCCAAGGATTTTATTACGCCCCTGGGAACGGTCGAAACCCATCAGGAGTTCATGAGTGATCTGAACAAGAGATACGATGATGCGCTGTTCGACGGGGAGGCGCTGCACCGCACCGAGCATACCATTGAATTTCAGACGGTGTTTTTGAAATACGTATTGAAGGATCGGCGGTTTTTCATCGCCCCGATACTGGCGTCTTTCCCCCACCAGGTGCTGTCGTCGGATCAATTTCCCGAGGTCCGGGAGAGGATCGATCGCTTTATCGACGCGTTGAGGGGTGCGATAACGGATTTCAACGGCCGGGTTGTGTTGATCGCATCGGTGGATTTTGCCCACGTGGGCGTCAAGTATGGAGACGACAAGCCGCTGTCCCCCGAGGACCTTGAGGTCATACAGAAAAGGGATCGTATGATGATAGAGATTCTCGAAGCGGGGGACGGCGAACGGTTCCTGGACCACATCGCATCCGATGACGACGCCCGGCGCATCTGCGGTTTTTCGGCACTGTATGTGATGCTCAGGGTGCTGGAAAAGGCCAGGGGGGTGCTGCTCAACTACGACCTGACGAGCATGGATGAATATAACTCCACGGTGACCTTTGCGGGTATGAAGTTTACACGTCGGGAATAA
- a CDS encoding MBL fold metallo-hydrolase, protein MRITFLGGARTVTGSSFLISTNHGNLMVDCGMFQGRRDLVRRNYLEAMYDPREVDAVVLTHAHIDHSGLIPKLVREGFRGSIWATKATADLCELMLLDSAHIQEMESDWMTKKNLRMGEEPVAPVYTVQDAKRCLGSFSRVYYDEEFEPIPGFRVIFRDAGHIIGSAIVEMWVTEEETEKKLVFSGDLGVVDQPIIKDPSVVTSADYLFIESTYGNRLHRTKDESRDEFKEAILETTVRGGKVVIPSFAVGRTQEMLYYLGEFAREGVLPDIPIYVDSPMATSATQIVKENPQCFDDETHALLTAGETPLTPPNLIFTRSTEESIAINRKPGPAIVISASGMCTAGRIKHHLRHNLWRPEASVIFVGYQAEGTLGRLIVGGAERVRILGEDVQVNAKIHTIGGFSAHADRDGLISWASYFRGSAPHCFVIHGEERASLAFRDALESELNFTALVPRWGESVSIAPDGKVESLSVTEPGERIALEGSRTEKDLFFIRDRIDRLLEEGAYTDKTAFYERVRQIKKLVQDLEGFSGVE, encoded by the coding sequence GTGCGTATCACGTTTCTCGGAGGCGCCAGAACCGTCACCGGCTCGTCGTTTCTCATCAGCACCAATCATGGGAACCTCATGGTCGATTGCGGGATGTTCCAGGGAAGACGGGACCTCGTACGGCGTAATTACCTCGAGGCCATGTACGACCCCCGGGAGGTCGACGCCGTTGTCTTGACCCACGCCCATATCGACCACAGCGGCCTGATCCCGAAACTGGTTCGGGAGGGATTTCGGGGATCGATCTGGGCCACCAAGGCCACGGCCGATCTCTGCGAGCTGATGCTTCTGGATTCCGCCCATATCCAGGAGATGGAATCGGATTGGATGACCAAGAAGAACCTCAGAATGGGGGAAGAACCGGTTGCTCCCGTCTACACGGTCCAGGATGCGAAACGATGTCTGGGGTCGTTCTCCCGGGTCTACTATGACGAGGAATTCGAGCCGATTCCCGGATTCCGGGTGATCTTTCGGGACGCCGGGCACATCATCGGATCGGCCATTGTGGAGATGTGGGTGACCGAGGAAGAGACCGAGAAAAAGCTCGTCTTCTCCGGAGACCTGGGGGTGGTCGACCAGCCCATCATCAAAGACCCCAGCGTGGTCACGAGCGCCGACTATCTCTTCATTGAATCCACCTACGGCAACCGACTGCACCGAACCAAGGATGAAAGCAGGGACGAATTCAAGGAGGCGATCCTGGAAACCACCGTCCGGGGCGGGAAGGTCGTCATTCCATCCTTCGCGGTGGGCCGCACCCAGGAGATGCTTTACTACCTGGGGGAATTCGCCAGGGAAGGGGTGCTCCCGGACATCCCGATCTACGTCGACAGCCCCATGGCCACCTCGGCGACGCAGATCGTCAAGGAAAATCCCCAGTGCTTCGACGATGAAACCCATGCCCTCCTCACCGCCGGGGAAACGCCGCTTACGCCGCCGAACCTCATCTTTACCCGGAGCACCGAGGAGTCCATCGCCATCAACAGGAAACCGGGCCCCGCCATTGTCATCTCCGCCAGCGGCATGTGCACCGCGGGGCGCATCAAGCATCACCTGCGCCATAACCTGTGGCGGCCGGAGGCGTCGGTGATCTTCGTGGGCTACCAGGCCGAGGGGACCCTGGGGCGATTGATCGTCGGCGGCGCGGAGAGGGTGCGCATCCTCGGTGAAGACGTCCAGGTAAACGCGAAGATACACACCATCGGAGGATTTTCCGCCCATGCGGACAGAGACGGGCTGATCTCCTGGGCGTCCTACTTTCGGGGAAGCGCCCCCCATTGCTTTGTGATTCACGGGGAAGAGCGGGCATCGTTAGCGTTTCGAGACGCATTGGAGAGCGAGCTCAATTTCACGGCCCTTGTGCCCCGGTGGGGGGAGAGCGTCTCGATCGCCCCCGACGGGAAGGTGGAGTCTCTCTCCGTCACCGAGCCGGGAGAGCGGATCGCCCTGGAGGGAAGCAGGACGGAAAAGGACCTCTTCTTCATCCGGGACCGCATCGATCGGCTGCTGGAGGAGGGGGCATACACAGACAAGACCGCCTTCTACGAGCGGGTCCGCCAGATCAAGAAGCTCGTTCAGGACCTGGAGGGCTTTTCCGGGGTAGAATAA
- a CDS encoding XTP/dITP diphosphatase has protein sequence MEVVLATKNRGKVRDFADIFDQMGLSDRITLLDLSHFPGFPDVPEDGATFSENALIKARAAAAHTGKISVADDSGIVVDALGGAPGIYSARFAGVSADDRANNEKLLQMMKDVPEAERRASFRAAVAIVSPEGKEEVVVGECHGYVAAAPLGTNGFGYDPLFFYLPLNKTYGQMTDEQKNRISHRRRAIEACAARLVTFIDNT, from the coding sequence ATTGAGGTGGTGCTTGCCACGAAAAACAGGGGCAAGGTCCGGGATTTCGCCGATATATTCGATCAGATGGGGCTTTCGGACCGGATCACCCTCCTCGACCTGTCTCACTTTCCCGGCTTTCCCGACGTGCCTGAAGACGGGGCGACCTTTTCGGAGAACGCCCTGATAAAGGCGAGGGCCGCGGCGGCACATACGGGCAAAATCTCCGTCGCCGACGACTCCGGCATCGTCGTCGACGCGCTGGGCGGCGCCCCGGGCATCTACTCCGCCCGGTTCGCGGGCGTGTCTGCGGATGACCGCGCCAATAACGAAAAGCTCCTTCAGATGATGAAGGACGTCCCCGAGGCCGAAAGGAGGGCCTCCTTCCGGGCGGCCGTCGCGATCGTCTCTCCGGAAGGTAAAGAGGAGGTGGTCGTAGGTGAGTGTCACGGATACGTCGCCGCCGCGCCGCTGGGGACGAACGGCTTCGGGTACGACCCGCTCTTCTTTTATCTCCCCCTAAACAAGACCTACGGCCAGATGACGGATGAACAGAAGAACCGGATCAGCCATCGCCGCAGGGCCATTGAGGCGTGTGCCGCCAGGCTTGTGACATTCATCGACAATACGTGA